The Malus domestica chromosome 13, GDT2T_hap1 genome includes a window with the following:
- the LOC114823192 gene encoding uncharacterized protein yields MSENVRVVLQRKLPPKLKDPGSFSINVTIGDKLVDKAMLDLGASINLMPYLVYLQLGLGNLKATTISSQLADRSVKYQREKFDSYLVGSKVIGYSDHAALRFGIPRAIISDGGSQFYNKPFEALMKKYNITHKVATPYHPQTFGQVEISNREIKNILMKTMELKHHAYWAIKKFDFDLKEAGTVRKLQLNELNELINESYENAKIYKERTKLYHDKAILRKEFQPGKLKSTWVGPFKVIQVFPNGAVKIESIKNGTRFKVNG; encoded by the exons ATGTCTGAGAATGTTAGAGTTGTCCTCCAAAGAAAGCTTCCACCAAAACTCAAAGATCCAGGAAGTTTTTCTATCAATGTCACTATTGGAGACAAGTTAGTTGACAAGGCTATGCTCGATTTGGGTGCTAGCATCAATCTAATGCCTTATTTAGTGTACCTTCAACTAGGTTTGGGGAATTTGAAGGCAACAACCATTTCATCGCAACTTGCTGATCGATCAGTGAAATATCAAAGAG agaaatttgattcatatcTTGTTGGCTCTAAAGTGATTGGTTActctgatcatgcagctcttaG ATTTGGAATTCCGAGAGCTATCATTAGCGATGGTGGCAGCCAGTTCTACAACAAGCCTTTCGAGGCACTGATGAAGAAGTACAACATCACACATAAAGTGGCAACTCCATACCATCCTCAAACCTTTGGCCAAGTGGAAATCAGCAATAGGGAAATAAAGAATATATTGATGAAGACT ATGGAGCTCAAGCACCATGCATATTGGGCCATAAAGAAGTTTGATTTTGATCTCAAAGAAGCTGGTACAGTGAGGAAGCTCCAACTTAATGAGTTGAACGAGCTCATAAATGAATCATATGAGAATGCTAAGATCTACAAAGAACGAACCAAGCTCTACCATGACAAAGCTATTCTTAGGAAAGAGTTTCAACCAG GTAAATTGAAGTCTACATGGGTTGGACCTTTCAAAGTGATTCAAGTATTTCCGAATGGAGCTGTGAAGATAGAAAGCATCAAGAATGGCACTCGTTTTAAGGTCAATGGGTAG